The window CGCTTTTGCGAAAGGACTTGGACTTCCGTATGATAAATTGAATTCTTCTAATGCACTTGGCGGTGGAGAATATGATTTTTCTACCCTTCAGATGGCCGGAGCATATTCGGCATTCGGTAATGGCGGAATTTACACAAAACCGCACGCCATCAAGAAAATTACTTATAGGGATGGAAAAACAGCACCTAAAATAACACCGGATCCCGAAACGGTCATGAAAGATTCGACAGCCTATATGGTAACGGACATTTTGCGTGACGTATTAACAGCGGGAACAGGAACCAAAGCTAGTATTTCTGGTCTAGATATTGCCGGAAAAACTGGAACGACAAACTATCCATCTGAAATAATAACAAAGAATGGCTTGAAAAATTCAGATGTTCCCGATTCATGGTTCGCCGGCTATACGACTGATTATACAATTGCCGTATGGGGCGGTTATGAGAAATATACAACACCTATCACCACATTTGATAAAGGCAGATATGTCCCACAAAATCTATTTCGTATGGTTATGAGTGACATTTCTTCCGGTAAAAATACAGCACGCTTCCAACAACCTGGGTCCGTAGAGGAAGCGACGATCCAATATGGTTCAAATCCACTTATTCTTGCGAGTCGGACGACACCTAGTAGCATGACACGGACAGAATTATTCGTGAGAGGTACAGTTCCAGTTGAAGTTGCGGTAGAAGAGGTTATTGAACTTGAAGCACCAAATGGATTAACTGCACAATATGACTCTAATACAAGCTCTATCAATTTGAACTGGTCCCATAATGCACCTGATTCAGATTTAATGGAAGGTGATGTCGAGTTTTCTGTGTTTGTAGCTGCTGATGACGGCGAGTTGCAAGAGATGACGCCAACGGCCGAATCGTCCGTTACATTCACTGCACCAGAGCCAGGCAGGACGTATACATTCTCCGTTATTGCCAAACTTGGGGACCTTCAAAGCAGTCCAGCATCTACATCAATTCTGATTGAAGAAGTAATAGAGGAAGACCCTAGCTTCGATGAAGATGAATTTGATTCTGAGGAACCAGATGAAGAAGACTGGAATAATGGCAATAACGGGGACAATGGCAATAACGGGAATAACGGGAACAACGGCAATAACGACAACAATGGGAATAATGGTAACAACGGGAACAACGGTAATAATGGTAATAATGGCAACAACGGTAATAATGGCACTATCCCGGACGATGGTTCTTCTGGCGATGATGGCACTGGTTCTGATTCCAATGCCGGAACAGATGGGACCTCAGGTGATGATAATCCATGATTGCGGCAAGTATAATCTAACAAAACAGAACCCCAATGCCATGCAGGCATTGGGGTTCTGTTTTGTTCAAAAGATAATATAAGTTTTTCAGCACGGAACGTTGTCTAGCGCAAAGCTCTCGTGTCATAAAACAGTCCTGCCTGGAAGGATTGAACTTCATCCCTCATTGTGGCGACATGGCGTAGCGTTTAAAAAGGAGCCTTGCACTTTTCCTATTTATTTTGTATCGAAAGTCTTGCAACCTTCTTTTTTGTTTCCGTAAAAAGCGCATCCAGTTGAATATAAGCGTAATGACTCGATATCTTATCTTTCACAAATTCGAAACGCTCTTCCCCATTTAGAGGGAGCAGTGTATAAACAGCTTTGTCTTTACGATCATCAAAAGTTTTACCGCCGTGCTCGAGCAACTCACTATAATTCACTATTGCTGCATTCATTAACTCGACTGCTTGATGATCTTTTTCGTCATAAAAAGCTTCAATCTGGTCGCGTACTGATTTCCATTGCTCAAAATAAGGTCCCAAAAACTCCTTATCGATACGATTCACATCACTAAGCATTCACTTTCATCCTCTTCTTCCCTTCCCTGCATAATGGCAGGAGTGGACAGACTTCACAACCCGGGTTCTGCGCTTTGCAGTGGTACCTTCCAAAAAAAATGATTTGGTGATGAGCATCAGTCCACTTTTCTATTGGCGTCCACCGCATGATTTT of the Sporosarcina sp. FSL K6-1508 genome contains:
- a CDS encoding YpoC family protein, whose amino-acid sequence is MLSDVNRIDKEFLGPYFEQWKSVRDQIEAFYDEKDHQAVELMNAAIVNYSELLEHGGKTFDDRKDKAVYTLLPLNGEERFEFVKDKISSHYAYIQLDALFTETKKKVARLSIQNK